The following are from one region of the Lytechinus pictus isolate F3 Inbred chromosome 4, Lp3.0, whole genome shotgun sequence genome:
- the LOC135153834 gene encoding uncharacterized protein LOC135153834, which produces MPVSLSVWRVRIGTYLGRYRHDPKKETEQSNENDNANSNNPSCNGSSKDENSQNVNKSSQQPPSSDVVDLKTSQTEFPTNIDNTKVDVYGQTLSTLAIPGCAAVNGSSCDIKSPDKESNPVPDPSDAKPTNPCDEDELDMRYITIPHASPELSKPDQPDCLSDSTPQLHVATAITGDQDDSKHDEKETSNPLPSETYDESPPSSVMNLLGNAENVSSCTRVAEYHETPISPVVGHARSPLSHGDVIKRTYSSHMTNVLLLRSGDVESNPGPNTKNLTEHELNLLADGMDPSDFRKVGLALGFTEAQLSRFERDNTSNIMGATYKMLCEWLKRVRDYEAREKLSNKLKDIKLVQLADNVLKGQVGDHIPSLTEEEFQNVIKAVKEYYLIHNCQIQADPLNSGVLFKFDEIFTNLIMMEENKRTTSKAPLLYADLLKTKVNGVLPKRLLVEGEGGVGKTTLCAKIAWDWIHGAGYQKFKLVLLVLLRDVSDKTIGEIIKSYLPDDIEITAMQLNKHIFSHQKDVFLVLDGLDELAGDLNNPHQIALIILNRLFKSGRVLITSRGWKSDEIRKISELRKLYAFIAVEGFSANNLSAYITKFFHPDTTPAEDLNRFISNNDVIRENMAPFPIYTVMLCIMWKDFDGERRSAMSKLQTFSQLFDEMIHFLVDHYLSKLDTSAIDVGGKMDRKRKDILRHLSDIGCIALQGLHDRKLVFTEQEFHSLSGSVDTGCQVGVLTKQTQSPSRRERRHHSHSAVSSVQFPHKLFQEYLSGMYLASLHNSGRSEYDRLTKDIIEKASEFRELLYFISAQQKEVGLDIITRLIASTTTRSMGYWRNDDDFIIDVAYESQDQAVAKAVADHLSTSSSKTLVIAEKIPAHTVAGHIFIMNHRKVACGKTASEDLADFMWSSSTLRSAWIAISAGRVEDMHENLSEVLAHNATHSKIEIFRHFDDLSQRPSASCYLAQFICKMNNLKNLTLDGWYHDDFYSALSSMVSIAKSIVNRS; this is translated from the exons ATGCCCGTCTCTCTTAGTGTCTGGCGTGTCAGGATTGGCACGTATCTCGGGAGGTATCGTCATGACCCGAAGAAAGAAACTGAACAATCAAACGAAAATGACAATGCCAATAGCAATAACCCATCTTGCAATGGTTCTTCAAAAGATGAAAATAGCCAAAATGTCAACAAGTCTTCTCAACAACCCCCGTCTTCAGACGTTGTAGACCTGAAAACCTCCCAAACCGAATTTCCAACTAACATCGACAATACAAAAGTCGATGTGTATGGTCAGACTCTGTCGACTTTGGCTATTCCTGGTTGTGCCGCCGTCAATGGATCATCGTGTGATATCAAAAGCCCAG ACAAAGAATCCAATCCTGTACCGGATCCTTCTGACGCTAAACCTACCAACCCTTGTGACGAAGACGAGTTGGACATGAGATATATAACCATTCCTCACGCATCACCTGAACTTAGTAAACCAGACCAACCAGACTGCTTATCGGATTCAACCCCACAGTTGCATGTAGCTACAGCCATCACTGGTGATCAGGATGACAGCAAACATGACGAGAAGGAGACATCAAACCCTTTACCATCAGAAACATATGACGAATCTCCGCCTAGTTCTGTGATGAATCTACTAGGTAACGCTGAAAACGTATCATCTTGTACCAGG GTCGCAGAGTATCATGAAACACCAATTTCTCCAGTCGTTGGACATGCCAGATCGCCTCTATCGCACGGTGATGTAATCAAAAGGACTTACTCTTCTCATATGACCAACGTGCTCCTACTAAGGTCTGGTGACGTGGAGTCTAACCCGGGTCCAAATACCAA GAATCTAACTGAACATGAGTTAAATCTCCTTGCTGATGGTATGGATCCATCAGACTTCAGGAAGGTGGGGCTAGCTCTAGGATTCACTGAGGCTCAACTAAGTCGGTTTGAGAGAGATAACACTAGCAACATCATGGGAGCTACGTATAAGATGCTTTGCGAATGGCTGAAGAGAGTGCGAGATTATGAAGCGAGGGAGAAACTATCCAACAAGTTAAAAGACATCAAACTGGTACAGCTTGCCGACAATGTACTGAAAG GTCAGGTTGGTGATCACATACCATCACTGACGGAAGAGGAATTCCAGAATGTCATAAAAGCGGTCAAAGAATATTATTTAATTCACAACTGTCAGATTCAAGCAGATCCACTGAACAGTGGCGTTTTATTCAAGTTTGATGAGATCTTCACCAACCTAATAATgatggaagaaaataagaggacAACAAGTAAGGCACCGCTACTCTACGCTGACTTGCTCAAGACTAAAGTCAACGGAGTTCTTCCTAAACGTTTGCTGGTTGAAGGTGAAGGAGGTGTGGGGAAGACAACTCTTTGTGCAAAGATTGCTTGGGACTGGATTCATGGAGCAGGCTACCAAAAGTTCAAACTGGTACTTCTCGTCCTTCTTCGTGACGTAAGTGATAAGACTATTGGAGAGATAATAAAGTCTTACCTCCCAGACGACATTGAGATTACAGCCATGCAGCTAAACAAACATATCTTCTCCCACCAGAAAGACGTCTTTCTTGTTCTGGACGGCCTAGACGAGTTAGCTGGTGATCTAAACAACCCTCACCAGATCGCCTTGATCATCTTAAATCGGCTGTTCAAGTCAGGGAGAGTGCTAATTACATCAAGAGGATGGAAATCAGATGAGATACGGAAGATTAGTGAGCTTAGAAAGCTCTATGCTTTCATTGCGGTCGAAGGTTTTTCTGCTAATAATCTGTCTGCCTACATCACTAAGTTCTTCCATCCAGACACAACTCCGGCTGAAGATTTGAATCGATTCATATCAAACAACGATGTGATCAGAGAGAACATGGCCCCATTCCCAATATACACAGTAATGCTGTGCATCATGTGGAAAGACTTCGACGGCGAACGGCGAAGTGCAATGTCCAAGTTGCAAACGTTTTCCCAACTGTTTGATGAGATGATCCACTTTTTAGTAGACCATTATCTTTCCAAGCTCGATACGTCTGCAATTGATGTTGGTGGGAAAATGGATAGGAAACGGAAGGACATTCTACGTCATCTATCCGATATCGGTTGTATTGCCTTGCAGGGGCTTCATGACAGAAAGCTAGTGTTCACTGAACAGGAGTTCCATAGCTTATCGGGTTCTGTGGATACAGGTTGCCAAGTTGGGGTACTCACTAAGCAAACGCAAAGTCCTTCTCGGAGAGAGAGAAGACACCATTCTCATTCTGCAGTCTCATCTGTCCAGTTCCCTCATAAGCTGTTTCAGGAGTATCTTTCAGGAATGTATCTGGCATCTCTCCACAATTCAGGCAGAAGCGAGTACGACAGGTTGACGAAGGATATAATCGAAAAAGCGAGTGAATTCCGTGAGCTTCTGTACTTCATCTCCGCCCAACAAAAGGAGGTCGGATTGGATATCATAACACGTCTCATAGCATCAACGACAACGCGATCAATGGGATATTGgcgtaatgatgatgacttcaTTATTGATGTAGCATATGAGAGTCAAGACCAAGCAGTGGCCAAAGCTGTGGCAGATCATCTATCAACTTCATCCAGCAAGACACTTGTGATCGCGGAGAAGATACCGGCGCACACAGTAGCGGGAcatatatttatcatgaatCATCGTAAAGTG GCATGTGGAAAGACTGCTTCAGAGGACCTGGCTGACTTCATGTGGTCCTCATCCACTCTGAGATCAGCATGGATCGCTATCTCTGCAGGCCGAGTAGAGGATATGCATGAAAATTTATCCGAGGTGCTTGCTCATAACGCCACTCATTCGAAG ATTGAGATTTTTCGCCACTTTGATGATCTCAGTCAACGTCCGTCTGCATCATGTTATCTCGCTCAGTTCATCTGTAAGATGAATAATCTGAAGAACCTCACACTCGATGGTTGGTATCATGATGACTTCTACTCAGCACTGTCATCGATGGTATCAATTGCAaag TCAATAGTAAACAGGTCCTGA